TTTTCATAATGCCGATGCTACTATTGCAAACCTAAAAGGTTTATTTGACAATAATGTAACCATTAGAAAATGGAGTTCTCCTCATTTCCCATGGCCTAACGATGGTGTTAAGGCAGGAGTTGCAGGTATTATATTTGATAAATCTCAAAGGGTTCTTTTGATGAAGCGTACTGACAATGGATTATGGAGAATCCCTTCAGATCATGTTGAACCTGGAGAAACTGTAGAAGAAGCTATTATAAGAGAAATTAATGAAGAGACTGGTTTAAAAGTTAAAGTAAATCGATTAATTGGCATATATTCTGACCCTGTTTCACAAGTTTTCTCATATCCAAGTGGCAAAATTAATCATTTTATTACAACTTGTTTTGAATGTGAAGTTGTAGGCGGTAAATTAATTAAGGAAGGAGAAGAAACCTTAGATGTGAATTACTTCGATTTTAATTATTTACCAAAAAATCTTTTACCAATGCACCCAAGATGGCTTAAAGATGCCTTAGAAAAAGAAAAAGTTTCATATATACGTTAATTAATATTTTATACTCTATGTTAGAAATGTACGTAAGGTACTTTATACTAAAGATGCAATTAAAAGCCTAAATATCATGCCAAAAGTACCATTTTTTAAAGGTATTTTTGACATGTTCGTAATTAGTTACTTTTAATTTTTTATCAGCATTATCTCTACATGAAATTAGCAAATATTGATGCACCAATTACTGTTAGCAAACCAGATACCAAAATAAATTTAAATTTTGTACACTAATTTAAATATTCTTTTTGATTCATAAAATTATTCAATTTTTTGTTTACCCCAAGCATAAATAGTGCTGTTAAAATAACAGTTAGTAAATCTGCTACAGGCTGTGCCCAAATTACGCCTTCGATCCCCAAAAATTGCGGCATAACCAAAATAGCCGGGATAAAAAACATTCCTTGACGGCTAATACTAAGAATTCCACCTTCCTTTCCCATTCCAAGAGCAAGGAATAAGCACATATATACCTGTTCAAATCCAAACAAAATAAATATAATTCCATTTGCCCTAAGTGCCCTTCCTCCTATATTAATGAGCACTGCATCATTTTTAGAAAACAGCGACACGATCTGATCAGGAACCATAATCAGAATAAGTGCAGTTGCAGCACAGAATATCGTTGCCCACTTAAGTGATACTTTTGTGGCTTCATTTAACCGATCATAGTTTTTTGCACCATAATTGTATCCTGCAACCGGCTGATAGCCCTTCATAAATCCAAAAACAACATAGCTTCCAAGTGCCATAATACGAGTTACCACTCCGATGGCTGCTACCGCTGAATCACCATAATTGCTTGCAGCAGTATTAGAAAGCCCCATTGAAGCACTTGACAGAAGTTGATAAACCAAAATTGGAATTCCCACTTTAAAAATTTGAGTAAAAATTGTACCATCAAATCTAAAGTTGTATATAGAAAACCTGAGACTGCCTTTTTTACTTAACATATACCAGATATATAAAATAGAAGCTAATGCTTGTGATATAACAGTTGAAATAGCTGACCCCTTGATTCCAAAACCTAACGAATAGATTAAGATTGGGTTTAATATAATATTAAAAATACCACTGAGCAGCATAGAAGTCATTGTTAATTTTGCCATTCCCTCAGATGTTACAATATTATTCATAGTTACACTAAATATATTTAAAATTGAACCTGTAATGTATATAACTGCAAATTCTCTTGCATAGGGTAATATTGTCTTTGTAGCTCCAAGACCTATCAATATATTATCAAGAAAATACAGAGATACAGCTATGGAAATAATACCCACAATTAAACTGGAAACCAGTGCAGTAGAAGCTGTTTCATTTGCCTTAGTTTCATTTTCCTCCCCAAGAAGCCTGGAAATATAAGATGCAGCGCCATTACCAAATGTCATACCAAGTCCTACTATGACCTGCGCAATAGGAAATGTAATGGACACTGCTCCCATCTGGCTGGTTCCAAGGCCACCCACAAAGTAAGCATCCACAACATTGTAAAGTGCAGAAACCATCATACCTATCATGGTAGGTATACCCATTTTCAATAATACTTTAGAGATTTTCTCATCACGCATCATTTTAAGTTTTTCATTATTCAAATTCAAAATATCATATCCTTTCTTAAGTGTATATATGATATACGCTATATTTAAAAATATATCGCTGCCTCAATTTGCTGTTAAAGTAACCAAGATTCAAAATTAATTTTCATTATTTATAAGTATAGGTACTATACGCTTTGTGTAAGAAATTCCTTATTAAACATAATAAAACCTACCCCCTTTATCTTTTCATTTCTCAATTATTTATTAAACAAATTGAAGTTTTATATTTTCTATACAGATAGTGTATAGTACCTATACACTATTGTCAAGCAATACTTAACTTTT
The genomic region above belongs to Clostridium sp. AWRP and contains:
- a CDS encoding MATE family efflux transporter, yielding MNLNNEKLKMMRDEKISKVLLKMGIPTMIGMMVSALYNVVDAYFVGGLGTSQMGAVSITFPIAQVIVGLGMTFGNGAASYISRLLGEENETKANETASTALVSSLIVGIISIAVSLYFLDNILIGLGATKTILPYAREFAVIYITGSILNIFSVTMNNIVTSEGMAKLTMTSMLLSGIFNIILNPILIYSLGFGIKGSAISTVISQALASILYIWYMLSKKGSLRFSIYNFRFDGTIFTQIFKVGIPILVYQLLSSASMGLSNTAASNYGDSAVAAIGVVTRIMALGSYVVFGFMKGYQPVAGYNYGAKNYDRLNEATKVSLKWATIFCAATALILIMVPDQIVSLFSKNDAVLINIGGRALRANGIIFILFGFEQVYMCLFLALGMGKEGGILSISRQGMFFIPAILVMPQFLGIEGVIWAQPVADLLTVILTALFMLGVNKKLNNFMNQKEYLN